The following proteins are co-located in the Silene latifolia isolate original U9 population chromosome 1, ASM4854445v1, whole genome shotgun sequence genome:
- the LOC141613088 gene encoding histone acetyltransferase HAC1-like isoform X1, whose protein sequence is MNVQTHMSGQFSGQVNQTGSQMPGLQQQNGNLFNTPMQNLSGQSNPSMRDAEVIRIRHFVKEKIFEILMRKQPHPSEVLVKKCQDVTRRLEEGLFKSATSKEEYMNMNTLESRLTAFVRRPTTNHVLQHSQFINTPTPVGTMIPTPGLQNNGSSSVVVSTALDPSMMTANTGTTPSSTPSTGSYMPTVNGSFSNMNGGSFRTAEGSLSNGYQQSASSFSMNSGGNNMMVSQRPTSQMIPTPGFSGSNNNQMLIKAENSNNNGIFPNVDSSLISQQVSQRQGGGQNIQMLHSVGSGMRSFMQQRFQNGTSSSSLGNTVNGSGSSDGYLTSSRPLTQTHDPLHQPIVQGDSSGSGNFHNTGASGELLMNSQNGNHVRMSSTSRPSSLLNNQFNAQSSQSPSYIRPHLVDQVEKSKFQPSLSPRENNSQSSMRQYQPQPHEMSQQQFTAYRQQRQPTELSQSAVRNEVSQSQSAFEIGSHVKSENGMEHQNEAFQLQGSFGQIQVSESRCQPQYNSNGNLPRNPLSPSFSSGPQPMIADECANEFSGQPFGAQPEALPHNHFHSDEHVQEEFGQRIVGHEEAQCINVSFEVSSNGQVVAPGSVMSQPRLGGAGTSLNPHHDRQYKNQVRWLLFLDHARGCRAPAGKCPESHCITVQKLIEHMDSCKVISCSYPRCAHTRRLRIHQRNCRDLTCPVCVPYKNFIRAHKKLCTRQDTNGLQRPINGSLGISKDGEAKAIVTIRPSEMVVESPENQPSVKRLKSELPSQSLTSENETLSVRNVISAPHGRQSEHSNEYEKYDSNLQKPELLVVKAEISSQLNHRGTAMKNTISDGGSALNNINSLPSKEAVKLEKDSSQSNIEKVVQPSEQGPGTKSGKPAIKGVSLIELFTPEQVQEHITGLRQWVGQSKAKAEKNQAMEQTMSENSCQLCAVEKLSFEPPPVYCTPCGARIKRNAMYYTVGAGDTRHYICIPCYNESRGDTIAVDGTAIAKGRMEKKKNDEETEEWWVQCDKCEAWQHQICALFNGRRNDGGQAEYTCPNCYMQEVERGERLPLPQSAVLGAKDLPGTALSDHIELRLAKRLKQERQDRARSQGKTYDEVPGVEGVVVRVVSSVDKKLEVKPRFLEIFRDENYPLEFPYKSKVVLLFQKIEGVEVCLYGMYVQEFGSECLPPNQRRVYLSYLDSVKYFRPDVKTATGEALRTFVYHEILIGYLEYCKKRGFASCYIWACPPLKGEDYILYCHPEIQKTPKSDKLREWYLAMLRKASRENIVVELTNLYDHFFIQTGECKAKVTAARLPYFDGDYWPGAAEDLIYQINQEEEGRKLNKKGPTKKIITKRALKASGQLDLSTNASKDVVLMHKLGESIAPMKEDFIMVHLQHACTHCCTLMVSGNRWACELCRNFQLCDRCYVEEERRDDRDRHPINQKDKHGLKKIEITDVPQDTKDKDEILESEFFDTRQAFLSLCQGNHYQYDTLRRAKHSSMMVLYHLHNPTAPAFVTTCNKCHLDIETGQGWRCETCPDYDVCNGCYQKDGGIDHPHKLTNHPSIADRDAQNKEARQQRVLQLRKMLDLLVHASQCRSSTCQYPNCRKVKALFRHGIQCRIRASGGCALCKRMWYLLRLHARACRESTCHVPRCRDLKEHLRRLQQQSDSRRRAAVMEMMRQRAKEVAGSA, encoded by the exons ATGAATGTTCAGACGCACATGTCAGGGCAGTTCTCTGGTCAGGTTAATCAGACTGGTAGTCAGATGCCTGGACTTCAGCAACAGAACGGGAATTTGTTCAATACACCAATGCAAAATTTAAGTGGTCAGAGTAATCCATCAATGAGGGACGCAGAAGTTATTAGAATAAGGCACTTTGTGAAAGAGAAAAT CTTTGAGATTCTAATGCGGAAACAACCACACCCCAGTGAGGTTCTAGTAAAGAAATGTCAAGATGTAACTAGACGCTTGGAAGAGGGACTTTTTAAGTCAGCTACATCAAAG GAGGAATATATGAATATGAATACTCTCGAGAGTCGTTTGACTGCGTTTGTTAGACGGCCTACAACAAATCATGTTCTTCAGCATTCACAATTCATAAATACTCCCACCCCTGTTGGTACTATGATACCAACTCCTGGTTTGCAAAATAATGGAAGTTCCAGTGTCGTGGTGTCAACAGCACTTGATCCATCAATGATGACAGCTAACACAGGGACAACACCATCTTCAACCCCAAGCACTGGTAGCTATATGCCAACTGTCAATGGATCATTCTCCAATATGAATGGTGGTTCTTTCCGCACAGCCGAag GATCTTTATCTAATGGTTATCAGCAATCGGCATCTAGTTTTTCCATGAATTCTGGTGGGAATAACATGATGGTTTCACAGAGGCCTACGAGCCAAATGATTCCAACTCCTGGATTTTCTGGGAGCAATAATAATCAAATGTTAATAAAGGCGGAGAACTCTAACAACAATGGTATATTTCCCAATGTTGATTCTTCGCTGATATCACAACAGGTCTCTCAAAGACAAGGTGGTGGTCAAAATATTCAAATGTTACACAGTGTGGGAAGCGGAATGAGATCTTTTATGCAGCAGCGGTTCCAAAATGGTACTTCAAGCAGTAGTCTCGGAAATACTGTGAATGGTTCAGGCTCATCTGATGGCTATTTGACCTCATCTAGACCTCTGACACAGACTCATGATCCACTACATCAGCCTATTGTGCAAG GTGATTCTTCTGGATCTGGAAATTTCCACAATACTGGCGCTTCTGGTGAGTTACTGATGAATAGTCAGAATGGAAATCATGTGAGAATGTCATCAACATCCCGACCTAGCTCCTTATTGAACAACCAATTCAATGCCCAATCTTCTCAATCGCCTTCATATATTAGGCCCCACTTGGTAGACCAGGTTGAAAAGTCAAAATTTCAGCCTTCACTTTCTCCTAGAGAGAATAATTCCCAGTCCTCTATGAGACAGTACCAGCCGCAGCCCCATGAGATGTCCCAACAACAGTTTACTGCATATCGTCAACAAAGGCAGCCCACTGAACTGTCTCAAAGTGCTGTAAGAAATGAGGTATCTCAGTCACAATCAGCTTTTGAGATTGGTAGTCACGTGAAGTCAGAAAATGGAATGGAGCACCAAAACGAAGCTTTTCAGCTACAAGGTTCTTTCGGACAGATCCAGGTTTCCGAGTCGCGATGCCAACCTCAGTACAATTCAAATGGAAACCTTCCTAGGAATCCTTTATCACCCTCTTTTTCTTCTGGTCCTCAGCCTATGATTGCTGACGAATGTGCAAATGAGTTTAGTGGTCAGCCTTTTGGAGCACAGCCAGAAGCATTACCTCATAATCATTTTCATTCTGATGAACATGTCCAAGAGGAGTTTGGACAGAGAATTGTTGGGCATGAAGAAGCTCAGTGCATTAATGTGTCTTTTGAAGTCTCTAGCAATGGCCAAGTTGTTGCACCTGGAAGCGTTATGAGTCAACCCAGATTAGGTGGTGCTGGTACTTCTTTAAATCCTCATCATGATCGGCAATATAAGAACCAAGTAAGGTGGCTGCTGTTCTTAGATCATGCACGTGGATGTAGAGCCCCTGCAGGAAAATGTCCAGAATCTCATTGCATTACAGTACAAAAGCTAATAGAGCACATGGATAGTTGTAAGGTTATTTCTTGCTCGTACCCTCGGTGTGCTCACACAAGAAGACTGCGTATTCACCAAAGGAATTGCAGGGATCTCACATGTCCTGTTTGTGTGCCTTACAAGAATTTCATACGTGCACACAAAAAGTTATGTACCCGCCAGGATACAAATGGGCTGCAGCGTCCAATTAATGGGTCTTTAGGAATATCAAAAGATGGAGAAGCCAAAGCTATAGTGACTATCAGGCCCTCGGAAATGGTTGTGGAGTCCCCAGAGAATCAACCGTCTGTCAAACGACTGAAGTCAGAGCTACCTTCTCAATCTCTTACTTCCGAGAATGAAACCTTGTCTGTACGAAATGTTATTAGTGCGCCTCATGGGCGCCAGAGTGAACACTCAAATgaatatgaaaaatatgatagTAATTTGCAAAAGCCTGAGCTTCTAGTTGTGAAGGCAGAGATTTCTAGTCAATTAAACCACAGAGGTACTGCGATGAAAAATACAATTTCTGATGGTGGGTCTGCCTTAAATAATATCAACTCCTTGCCTAGCAAAGAAGCTGTCAAACTTGAAAAAGATAGTAGCCAGTCAAATATAGAAAAGGTGGTCCAGCCTTCTGAACAAGGACCTGGAACAAAGTCTGGAAAGCCAGCGATAAAAGGAGTATCTTTAATTGAACTGTTTACCCCGGAGCAAGTCCAGGAGCACATCACTGGCCTTAGGCAGTGGGTTGGGCAG AGTAAAGCAAAAGCAGAGAAAAATCAAGCTATGGAACAAACAATGAGTGAAAACTCGTGTCAGTTGTGTGCAGTTGAGAAACTTTCATTTGAACCACCACCTGTTTATTGTACTCCTTGTGGTGCACGAATTAAGAGGAATGCTATGTATTATACTGTGGGAGCTGGTGATACACGGCACTATATCTGTATTCCATGCTACAATGAATCTCGTGGTGATACAATAGCAGTTGACGGAACTGCAATTGCCAAAGGTAGAatggaaaagaagaaaaatgatgaagagacggaagaatgg TGGGTGCAATGCGATAAATGTGAAGCCTGGCAACATCAGATATGTGCCTTGTTTAATGGAAGGCGAAACGATGGCGGTCAAGCTGAATATACGTGTCCTAATTGTTATATGCAAGAGGTTGAACGAGGTGAGCGTCTACCATTACCACAAAGTGCTGTTCTTGGGGCAAAAGATTTACCGGGAACAGCTCTCAGTGACCACATAGAGCTGCGATTGGCTAAGCGACTGAAACAGGAAAGACAAGATAGAGCAAGAAGCCAAGGGAAAACTTATGATGAG GTTCCAGGAGTAGAAGGTGTAGTTGTAAGGGTTGTGTCATCAGTTGACAAGAAGTTGGAAGTGAAGCCACGGTTTCTTGAGATTTTTCGTGATGAGAATTATCCTTTGGAATTCCCTTACAAATCTAAG GTAGTTTTGCTATTTCAGAAGATTGAAGGAGTTGAAGTGTGTTTATACGGCATGTATGTTCAAGAGTTTGGTTCAGAATGTCTACCTCCAAATCAACGACGTGTTTATCTGTCATACCTTGACTCTGTGAAGTATTTTAGACCTGACGTAAAAACAGCGACCGGAGAGGCTCTTCGTACATTTGTTTATCATGAAATCTTG ATTGGGTACCTTGAGTATTGTAAAAAGCGAGGTTTTGCAAGTTGTTACATATGGGCTTGTCCTCCTTTGAAGGGCGAAGATTATATCCTCTACTGCCATCCGGAGATCCAGAAGACGCCAAAATCCGATAAATTAAGGGAATG GTACTTGGCGATGTTAAGGAAAGCTTCAAGGGAAAATATTGTGGTTGAGCTTACTAATCTATATGACCATTTCTTCATACAAACTGGTGAATGCAAAGCAAAGGTCACTGCCGCTAGGCTGCCATATTTTGATGGCGATTATTGGCCGGGTGCTGCTGAGGATCTGATCTATCAGATTAATCAGGAAGAGGAGGGTCGGAAGCTGAACAAGAAAGGaccaacaaaaaaaataataacaaagagGGCTCTTAAAGCATCTGGGCAGTTGGATCTCTCCACTAATGCATCTAAAGATGTTGTTCTGATGCATAAG CTTGGTGAATCAATTGCGCCAATGAAGGAAGACTTTATTATGGTTCATCTGCAGCATGCATGCACCCATTGCTGCACACTAATGGTCTCTGGAAATCGCTGGGCTTGTGAGCTATGTAGAAATTTTCAACTTTGTGACAG GTGCTATGTTGAAGAAGAAAGGCGTGATGACCGAGACAGACATCCCATCAATCAGAAGGACAAACATGGACTGAAGAAA ATTGAAATCACTGATGTGCCACAAGACACCAAGGACAAAGACGAAATTCTTGAGAGTGAATTCTTTGATACACGGCAGGCATTCCTGAGTCTTTGCCAAGGAAATCATTACCAATATGATACTTTGCGTCGCGCTAAGCACTCCTCTATGATGGTGCTTTACCATCTTCATAATCCAACGGCCCCAGCATTTGTGACCACATGCAACAAATGTCACCTTGATATTGAGACGGGCCAAGGTTGGCGGTGTGAAACATGTCCAGACTATGACGTGTGCAATGGTTGTTACCAGAAGGATGGGGGTATTGATCATCCTCATAAGTTGACTAATCATCCTTCCATCGCTGACCGCGATGCTCAGAATAAAGAAGCTAGACAACAACGTGTGCTACAG CTGCGGAAAATGCTTGATTTACTGGTGCACGCATCACAGTGCCGGTCTTCAACTTGCCAGTATCCAAACTGTCGGAAAGTTAAGGCACTTTTTCGTCATGGAATACAGTGTAGGATTCGTGCTTCTGGGGGATGCGCTCTTTGTAAAAGGATGTGGTATCTTCTTCGACTTCACGCCCGAGCATGTAGAGAATCGACCTGTCATGTACCTCGATGCAG AGACTTGAAAGAACATCTAAGACGCTTGCAACAACAGTCTGATTCTCGTCGACGAGCAGCTGTTATGGAGATGATGAGGCAGAGGGCTAAGGAAGTTGCTGGCAGTGCTTAG
- the LOC141613088 gene encoding histone acetyltransferase HAC1-like isoform X2, with protein MSGQFSGQVNQTGSQMPGLQQQNGNLFNTPMQNLSGQSNPSMRDAEVIRIRHFVKEKIFEILMRKQPHPSEVLVKKCQDVTRRLEEGLFKSATSKEEYMNMNTLESRLTAFVRRPTTNHVLQHSQFINTPTPVGTMIPTPGLQNNGSSSVVVSTALDPSMMTANTGTTPSSTPSTGSYMPTVNGSFSNMNGGSFRTAEGSLSNGYQQSASSFSMNSGGNNMMVSQRPTSQMIPTPGFSGSNNNQMLIKAENSNNNGIFPNVDSSLISQQVSQRQGGGQNIQMLHSVGSGMRSFMQQRFQNGTSSSSLGNTVNGSGSSDGYLTSSRPLTQTHDPLHQPIVQGDSSGSGNFHNTGASGELLMNSQNGNHVRMSSTSRPSSLLNNQFNAQSSQSPSYIRPHLVDQVEKSKFQPSLSPRENNSQSSMRQYQPQPHEMSQQQFTAYRQQRQPTELSQSAVRNEVSQSQSAFEIGSHVKSENGMEHQNEAFQLQGSFGQIQVSESRCQPQYNSNGNLPRNPLSPSFSSGPQPMIADECANEFSGQPFGAQPEALPHNHFHSDEHVQEEFGQRIVGHEEAQCINVSFEVSSNGQVVAPGSVMSQPRLGGAGTSLNPHHDRQYKNQVRWLLFLDHARGCRAPAGKCPESHCITVQKLIEHMDSCKVISCSYPRCAHTRRLRIHQRNCRDLTCPVCVPYKNFIRAHKKLCTRQDTNGLQRPINGSLGISKDGEAKAIVTIRPSEMVVESPENQPSVKRLKSELPSQSLTSENETLSVRNVISAPHGRQSEHSNEYEKYDSNLQKPELLVVKAEISSQLNHRGTAMKNTISDGGSALNNINSLPSKEAVKLEKDSSQSNIEKVVQPSEQGPGTKSGKPAIKGVSLIELFTPEQVQEHITGLRQWVGQSKAKAEKNQAMEQTMSENSCQLCAVEKLSFEPPPVYCTPCGARIKRNAMYYTVGAGDTRHYICIPCYNESRGDTIAVDGTAIAKGRMEKKKNDEETEEWWVQCDKCEAWQHQICALFNGRRNDGGQAEYTCPNCYMQEVERGERLPLPQSAVLGAKDLPGTALSDHIELRLAKRLKQERQDRARSQGKTYDEVPGVEGVVVRVVSSVDKKLEVKPRFLEIFRDENYPLEFPYKSKVVLLFQKIEGVEVCLYGMYVQEFGSECLPPNQRRVYLSYLDSVKYFRPDVKTATGEALRTFVYHEILIGYLEYCKKRGFASCYIWACPPLKGEDYILYCHPEIQKTPKSDKLREWYLAMLRKASRENIVVELTNLYDHFFIQTGECKAKVTAARLPYFDGDYWPGAAEDLIYQINQEEEGRKLNKKGPTKKIITKRALKASGQLDLSTNASKDVVLMHKLGESIAPMKEDFIMVHLQHACTHCCTLMVSGNRWACELCRNFQLCDRCYVEEERRDDRDRHPINQKDKHGLKKIEITDVPQDTKDKDEILESEFFDTRQAFLSLCQGNHYQYDTLRRAKHSSMMVLYHLHNPTAPAFVTTCNKCHLDIETGQGWRCETCPDYDVCNGCYQKDGGIDHPHKLTNHPSIADRDAQNKEARQQRVLQLRKMLDLLVHASQCRSSTCQYPNCRKVKALFRHGIQCRIRASGGCALCKRMWYLLRLHARACRESTCHVPRCRDLKEHLRRLQQQSDSRRRAAVMEMMRQRAKEVAGSA; from the exons ATGTCAGGGCAGTTCTCTGGTCAGGTTAATCAGACTGGTAGTCAGATGCCTGGACTTCAGCAACAGAACGGGAATTTGTTCAATACACCAATGCAAAATTTAAGTGGTCAGAGTAATCCATCAATGAGGGACGCAGAAGTTATTAGAATAAGGCACTTTGTGAAAGAGAAAAT CTTTGAGATTCTAATGCGGAAACAACCACACCCCAGTGAGGTTCTAGTAAAGAAATGTCAAGATGTAACTAGACGCTTGGAAGAGGGACTTTTTAAGTCAGCTACATCAAAG GAGGAATATATGAATATGAATACTCTCGAGAGTCGTTTGACTGCGTTTGTTAGACGGCCTACAACAAATCATGTTCTTCAGCATTCACAATTCATAAATACTCCCACCCCTGTTGGTACTATGATACCAACTCCTGGTTTGCAAAATAATGGAAGTTCCAGTGTCGTGGTGTCAACAGCACTTGATCCATCAATGATGACAGCTAACACAGGGACAACACCATCTTCAACCCCAAGCACTGGTAGCTATATGCCAACTGTCAATGGATCATTCTCCAATATGAATGGTGGTTCTTTCCGCACAGCCGAag GATCTTTATCTAATGGTTATCAGCAATCGGCATCTAGTTTTTCCATGAATTCTGGTGGGAATAACATGATGGTTTCACAGAGGCCTACGAGCCAAATGATTCCAACTCCTGGATTTTCTGGGAGCAATAATAATCAAATGTTAATAAAGGCGGAGAACTCTAACAACAATGGTATATTTCCCAATGTTGATTCTTCGCTGATATCACAACAGGTCTCTCAAAGACAAGGTGGTGGTCAAAATATTCAAATGTTACACAGTGTGGGAAGCGGAATGAGATCTTTTATGCAGCAGCGGTTCCAAAATGGTACTTCAAGCAGTAGTCTCGGAAATACTGTGAATGGTTCAGGCTCATCTGATGGCTATTTGACCTCATCTAGACCTCTGACACAGACTCATGATCCACTACATCAGCCTATTGTGCAAG GTGATTCTTCTGGATCTGGAAATTTCCACAATACTGGCGCTTCTGGTGAGTTACTGATGAATAGTCAGAATGGAAATCATGTGAGAATGTCATCAACATCCCGACCTAGCTCCTTATTGAACAACCAATTCAATGCCCAATCTTCTCAATCGCCTTCATATATTAGGCCCCACTTGGTAGACCAGGTTGAAAAGTCAAAATTTCAGCCTTCACTTTCTCCTAGAGAGAATAATTCCCAGTCCTCTATGAGACAGTACCAGCCGCAGCCCCATGAGATGTCCCAACAACAGTTTACTGCATATCGTCAACAAAGGCAGCCCACTGAACTGTCTCAAAGTGCTGTAAGAAATGAGGTATCTCAGTCACAATCAGCTTTTGAGATTGGTAGTCACGTGAAGTCAGAAAATGGAATGGAGCACCAAAACGAAGCTTTTCAGCTACAAGGTTCTTTCGGACAGATCCAGGTTTCCGAGTCGCGATGCCAACCTCAGTACAATTCAAATGGAAACCTTCCTAGGAATCCTTTATCACCCTCTTTTTCTTCTGGTCCTCAGCCTATGATTGCTGACGAATGTGCAAATGAGTTTAGTGGTCAGCCTTTTGGAGCACAGCCAGAAGCATTACCTCATAATCATTTTCATTCTGATGAACATGTCCAAGAGGAGTTTGGACAGAGAATTGTTGGGCATGAAGAAGCTCAGTGCATTAATGTGTCTTTTGAAGTCTCTAGCAATGGCCAAGTTGTTGCACCTGGAAGCGTTATGAGTCAACCCAGATTAGGTGGTGCTGGTACTTCTTTAAATCCTCATCATGATCGGCAATATAAGAACCAAGTAAGGTGGCTGCTGTTCTTAGATCATGCACGTGGATGTAGAGCCCCTGCAGGAAAATGTCCAGAATCTCATTGCATTACAGTACAAAAGCTAATAGAGCACATGGATAGTTGTAAGGTTATTTCTTGCTCGTACCCTCGGTGTGCTCACACAAGAAGACTGCGTATTCACCAAAGGAATTGCAGGGATCTCACATGTCCTGTTTGTGTGCCTTACAAGAATTTCATACGTGCACACAAAAAGTTATGTACCCGCCAGGATACAAATGGGCTGCAGCGTCCAATTAATGGGTCTTTAGGAATATCAAAAGATGGAGAAGCCAAAGCTATAGTGACTATCAGGCCCTCGGAAATGGTTGTGGAGTCCCCAGAGAATCAACCGTCTGTCAAACGACTGAAGTCAGAGCTACCTTCTCAATCTCTTACTTCCGAGAATGAAACCTTGTCTGTACGAAATGTTATTAGTGCGCCTCATGGGCGCCAGAGTGAACACTCAAATgaatatgaaaaatatgatagTAATTTGCAAAAGCCTGAGCTTCTAGTTGTGAAGGCAGAGATTTCTAGTCAATTAAACCACAGAGGTACTGCGATGAAAAATACAATTTCTGATGGTGGGTCTGCCTTAAATAATATCAACTCCTTGCCTAGCAAAGAAGCTGTCAAACTTGAAAAAGATAGTAGCCAGTCAAATATAGAAAAGGTGGTCCAGCCTTCTGAACAAGGACCTGGAACAAAGTCTGGAAAGCCAGCGATAAAAGGAGTATCTTTAATTGAACTGTTTACCCCGGAGCAAGTCCAGGAGCACATCACTGGCCTTAGGCAGTGGGTTGGGCAG AGTAAAGCAAAAGCAGAGAAAAATCAAGCTATGGAACAAACAATGAGTGAAAACTCGTGTCAGTTGTGTGCAGTTGAGAAACTTTCATTTGAACCACCACCTGTTTATTGTACTCCTTGTGGTGCACGAATTAAGAGGAATGCTATGTATTATACTGTGGGAGCTGGTGATACACGGCACTATATCTGTATTCCATGCTACAATGAATCTCGTGGTGATACAATAGCAGTTGACGGAACTGCAATTGCCAAAGGTAGAatggaaaagaagaaaaatgatgaagagacggaagaatgg TGGGTGCAATGCGATAAATGTGAAGCCTGGCAACATCAGATATGTGCCTTGTTTAATGGAAGGCGAAACGATGGCGGTCAAGCTGAATATACGTGTCCTAATTGTTATATGCAAGAGGTTGAACGAGGTGAGCGTCTACCATTACCACAAAGTGCTGTTCTTGGGGCAAAAGATTTACCGGGAACAGCTCTCAGTGACCACATAGAGCTGCGATTGGCTAAGCGACTGAAACAGGAAAGACAAGATAGAGCAAGAAGCCAAGGGAAAACTTATGATGAG GTTCCAGGAGTAGAAGGTGTAGTTGTAAGGGTTGTGTCATCAGTTGACAAGAAGTTGGAAGTGAAGCCACGGTTTCTTGAGATTTTTCGTGATGAGAATTATCCTTTGGAATTCCCTTACAAATCTAAG GTAGTTTTGCTATTTCAGAAGATTGAAGGAGTTGAAGTGTGTTTATACGGCATGTATGTTCAAGAGTTTGGTTCAGAATGTCTACCTCCAAATCAACGACGTGTTTATCTGTCATACCTTGACTCTGTGAAGTATTTTAGACCTGACGTAAAAACAGCGACCGGAGAGGCTCTTCGTACATTTGTTTATCATGAAATCTTG ATTGGGTACCTTGAGTATTGTAAAAAGCGAGGTTTTGCAAGTTGTTACATATGGGCTTGTCCTCCTTTGAAGGGCGAAGATTATATCCTCTACTGCCATCCGGAGATCCAGAAGACGCCAAAATCCGATAAATTAAGGGAATG GTACTTGGCGATGTTAAGGAAAGCTTCAAGGGAAAATATTGTGGTTGAGCTTACTAATCTATATGACCATTTCTTCATACAAACTGGTGAATGCAAAGCAAAGGTCACTGCCGCTAGGCTGCCATATTTTGATGGCGATTATTGGCCGGGTGCTGCTGAGGATCTGATCTATCAGATTAATCAGGAAGAGGAGGGTCGGAAGCTGAACAAGAAAGGaccaacaaaaaaaataataacaaagagGGCTCTTAAAGCATCTGGGCAGTTGGATCTCTCCACTAATGCATCTAAAGATGTTGTTCTGATGCATAAG CTTGGTGAATCAATTGCGCCAATGAAGGAAGACTTTATTATGGTTCATCTGCAGCATGCATGCACCCATTGCTGCACACTAATGGTCTCTGGAAATCGCTGGGCTTGTGAGCTATGTAGAAATTTTCAACTTTGTGACAG GTGCTATGTTGAAGAAGAAAGGCGTGATGACCGAGACAGACATCCCATCAATCAGAAGGACAAACATGGACTGAAGAAA ATTGAAATCACTGATGTGCCACAAGACACCAAGGACAAAGACGAAATTCTTGAGAGTGAATTCTTTGATACACGGCAGGCATTCCTGAGTCTTTGCCAAGGAAATCATTACCAATATGATACTTTGCGTCGCGCTAAGCACTCCTCTATGATGGTGCTTTACCATCTTCATAATCCAACGGCCCCAGCATTTGTGACCACATGCAACAAATGTCACCTTGATATTGAGACGGGCCAAGGTTGGCGGTGTGAAACATGTCCAGACTATGACGTGTGCAATGGTTGTTACCAGAAGGATGGGGGTATTGATCATCCTCATAAGTTGACTAATCATCCTTCCATCGCTGACCGCGATGCTCAGAATAAAGAAGCTAGACAACAACGTGTGCTACAG CTGCGGAAAATGCTTGATTTACTGGTGCACGCATCACAGTGCCGGTCTTCAACTTGCCAGTATCCAAACTGTCGGAAAGTTAAGGCACTTTTTCGTCATGGAATACAGTGTAGGATTCGTGCTTCTGGGGGATGCGCTCTTTGTAAAAGGATGTGGTATCTTCTTCGACTTCACGCCCGAGCATGTAGAGAATCGACCTGTCATGTACCTCGATGCAG AGACTTGAAAGAACATCTAAGACGCTTGCAACAACAGTCTGATTCTCGTCGACGAGCAGCTGTTATGGAGATGATGAGGCAGAGGGCTAAGGAAGTTGCTGGCAGTGCTTAG